One genomic region from Magallana gigas chromosome 3, xbMagGiga1.1, whole genome shotgun sequence encodes:
- the LOC105348383 gene encoding uncharacterized protein produces the protein MMKTLILLFPLLVVCNCVMFEHLKGGAKCQELSLSEYQEKNMECFDENKTAHCLIDDQNNHGLVCENILKIPKGKCPFFDTKKERMDTRPCQGQNCPSEEIYSLTAVKFDGCYEIYRENHDEHTEF, from the exons ATGATGAAAACATTGATACTTTTATTTCCACTCCTCGTTGTGTGTAACTGTGTTATGTTCGAACATCTCAAAGGAGGAGCAAAATGTCAAGAGTTGTCATTATCGGAATACCAGGAAAAGAATATGGAatgttttgatgaaaataaaactgcTCACTGTCTGATTGATGATCAGAACAATCATGGCTTGGTTTGTGAAAACATCTTGAAAATCCCGAAAG gaaagtGTCCTTTCTTTGACACCAAGAAAGAGAGAATGGATACCAGGCCATGCCAAGGGCAGAACTGTCCAAGCGAGGAAATATATTCACTAACTGCAGTAAAAT TTGATGGCTGTTATGAAATATACAG AGAAAACCATGATGAGCATACTGAATTTTGA
- the LOC136273467 gene encoding uncharacterized protein has product MYGLICNLTSPNKSADKTYAELKTLIAQHLKPKPLAIAERFRFYHRNQRKQETVSQYIAELRKLSEFCEFGEFLNQALRDRLVCGLSSVATQRKLPEEDKLDLKKAMDVAISMELAENEARKLKADVQDVHEPESIHKVTVRNKPCYRCGKTNHIPDKCFYKTSKCHTCHEMGHIQKMCSKKETVEPKKQKKKSKLNFVSENPESDHSEDNSENEHWPIFSLSKEQRGAKEIRIALKRKVKLHPSSAILKTYSDEILEVLGEISVNVEYQTQTKTLPVIVVKGKGPALFGRNWLQSIKLDWQSIHIVMTDDLKKYSVFDNKLGCIKGITATLKVKGDVPPPKFFKPRPVPFALRDKIAAELDRLQQIGILEKVECSDWAAPIVPAMKADGSVRIYGDFSHSKSILGYSRISFSYK; this is encoded by the exons ATGTATGGACTCATTTGTAATTTAACGTCCCCGAACAAGTCAGCAGACAAAACTTACGCAGAGTTGAAAACCTTGATTGCCCAACATTTAAAACCCAAACCTCTGGCTATCGCCGAACGATTCAGATTTTATCATAGAAACCAGAGGAAACAGGAAACCGTAAGTCAGTACATCGCGGAACTTAGAAAACTCAGTGAATTCTGTGAATTTGGAGAATTTCTGAACCAGGCATTGAGGGATCGTTTAGTGTGTGGCCTTTCATCGGTGGCTACTCAGCGAAAACTACCGGAAGAGGATAAGTTAGATTTAAAGAAGGCAATGGATGTAGCAATTTCAATGGAACTTGCCGAGAATGAAGCTCGTAAATTGAAAGCGGATGTTCAAGATGTTCATGAACCCGAATCCATACACAAAGTGACTGTGAGGAATAAACCATGCTATAGATGCGGGAAGACAAATCACATACCAGATAAGTGTTTTTATAAAACCAGTAAATGTCACACATGTCATGAAATGGGACATATACAGAAAATGTGTTCAAAAAAGGAAACAGTGGAgcctaaaaaacaaaagaagaagTCAAAATTGAACTTTGTGTCAGAAAATCCAGAGTCAGATCATTCTGAGGACAACAGTGAGAATGAACACTGGCCAATCTTTTCATTGTCAAAGGAACAACGAGGAGCCAAGGAGATAAGGATAGCT CTGAAGAGGAAAGTCAAGTTGCATCCAAGTTCTGCAATTCTAAAGACATATTCAGATGAGATATTGGAAGTGTTGGGTGAAATAAGTGTGAATGTGGAGTATCAAACACAGACAAAAACATTACCTGTTATCGTGGTTAAAGGAAAGGGACCGGCCTTGTTCGGAAGAAATTGGCTCCAAAGTATAAAACTGGACTGGCAGTCAATCCATATTGTTATGACAGATGACTTGAAGAAGTATTCTGTTTTTGACAACAAATTAGGATGCATTAAAGGGATCACAGCAACCTTAAAGGTTAAGGGTGATGTACCACCACCAAAATTCTTCAAGCCTAGACCCGTACCATTTGCTTTGCGAGACAAGATTGCTGCAGAATTAGACAGACTTCAGCAAATAGGTATCTTGGAGAAAGTTGAATGTTCAGACTGGGCTGCTCCAATAGTACCAGCAATGAAAGCAGATGGCTCTGTGCGTATATATGGAGACTTCAGTCACAGTAAATCCATACTTGGATATTCCAGAATATCCTTTTCCTACAAGTAA